A single genomic interval of Pomacea canaliculata isolate SZHN2017 linkage group LG5, ASM307304v1, whole genome shotgun sequence harbors:
- the LOC112565399 gene encoding integral membrane protein GPR155-like isoform X2 produces MLLNTSTMSPSNSTGTRDNVSFDNLYPAILQCFVVIASGYIAGRTGHVTVSQGRGIGTFVSTFCLPALLFRSMCSMDFSQVSWMFLLSILIAKATVFFIVALVTLLVTRGSNLGYVGIFAIFCTQSNDFAVGYPILQPLYQETHPDYLNYIYLIAPISLCILNPFGFILMEIHRRKLAHQIDANKQEHGDATNGSAGVDHSPERRCSQVSQRHSSGSEGGKGTWPESDGRGSGNKPQEEPSLVRGVLHVAKGVFLNPIVFMTAIGIVGNFIFKQKVPSILDDILVVLGNAFSACALFYLGLCMVGKVRNQMGLPLLVPLMLIFAKNLLLPLVTWEVIGWIGVDTNASQSLSMYGFLYGTFPTAPSVFLFASQYGVAQDIVATGMVAGTFLSAPLMFVSAKMMTVVVNSDMDFHSLLLNTSFDTSIVGIICCVWVMGILVMNGRWRQVPHRFTVCLLIAQLLGCIGMVCFRQVAVKWHHYVQFILLLVGVFSSRCWTAALALALCLLHVRSLCFVLRIQVWLFFLGFGLPIVLTGLMFLLGAHNIVDKIDPSFHYGFLQLIFSTLVLLLSLIVTVVSVVVWQRKARHTSHARYASLASNASSQSSERGVSINSAEAKPSDSSPSTEQKNYHSCGTALNCASISIEDLVPFPTVEETKSVSSDGCCTEDHGMIDAGTAPIDERMCLLGSRCDTQERIACRKRLRRYAAMMQSLAESPQDVETRTSTEAIQEEYQSTHHLLLLLLLTLSMFIGLFLCTWKIFNQRAFSGIYVELEFLDSVFNYGQSFLVFTVFGFDTRLIFSSLVGRIRRWLYGAELVHLPKPWELDHETRTTCHQFLTFHIQTCRQQLCKDHRFRLQKFQKVFTGCELCDWLQKAGLAADRSEALAYGKRLLLGRVITHVTGEYHFHDSPYFYRFLDDSDDNNC; encoded by the exons ATGCTTCTTAACACATCAACCATGTCTCCTTCGAACAGCACTGGAACAAGGGACAATGTATCATTTGACAATCTCTATCCAGCGATCTTGCAGTGCTTTGTAGTAATTGCGAGCGGATACATTGCTGGGCGTACAGGACATGTGACTGTTTCCCAAGGTCGTGGAATTGGGACCTTTGTGTCCACCTTCTGTCTGCCAGCTTTACTGTTTCGCTCCATGTGCTCTATGGACTTCTCACAG GTCAGCTGGATGTTTCTTTTGTCCATTCTAATTGCCAAAGCCACCGTCTTCTTCATTGTTGCTCTTGTCACACTTCTAGTTACACGAGGCTCCAACTTGGGCTATGTGGGAATCTTTGCAATTTTCTGCACACAAAGCAATGACTTTGCCGTGGGATATCCTATTT TACAACCTCTGTACCAGGAGACTCATCCCGACTACCTGAACTATATCTACCTCATTGCTCCAATCTCCTTATGTATCCTTAATCCTTTTGGCTTTATTCTCATGGAAATACACCGCAGAAAGCTGGCACACCAAATAgatgcaaacaaacaagagcaTGGGGATGCTACAAATGGTTCTGCTGGGGTTGACCATTCCCCAGAACGTCGCTGTTCACAAGTCAGTCAGAGGCACAGCAGTGGGTCAGAAGGTGGCAAGGGGACATGGCCTGAAAGCGATGGGAGAGGTTCTGGTAACAAGCCACAGGAAGAGCCCAGTCTGGTGAGAGGGGTGCTGCACGTAGCAAAAGGCGTGTTTCTGAATCCAATTGTCTTTATGACTGCCATTGGCATTGTGGGCAACTTCATCTTTAAACAGAAAGTTCCAAGCATTTTAGATGACATCCTTGTTGTGCTTG GTAATGCCTTCAGTGCATGTGCCCTTTTTTACCTGGGTCTTTGTATGGTGGGGAAGGTGAGAAATCAGATGGGCCTACCTCTGCTTGTTCCACTGATGCTGATATTTGCCAAAAA TCTGCTGCTGCCCTTGGTTACCTGGGAAGTTATAGGGTGGATTGGTGTTGACACTAATGCATCCCAGTCGCTGAGCATGTATGGATTTCTCTATGGCACATTCCCTACAGCCCCTTCAGTCTTCTTGTTTGCGTCACAGTATGGAGTAGCACAGGACATT GTGGCCACAGGTATGGTTGCAGGAACATTTCTCTCTGCTCCACTGATGTTTGTGTCAGCGAAGATGATGACAGTGGTGGTAAACAGTGACATGGACTTTCACTCCCTGCTGCTCAACACTTCCTTTGACACCAGCATTGTAGGCATCATCTGCTGT GTGTGGGTGATGGGTATCTTGGTGATGAATGGTCGCTGGAGGCAGGTACCACATCGGTTCACAGTCTGCCTGCTGATCGCTCAG ctGCTGGGATGCATCGGAATGGTGTGCTTCCGCCAAGTTGCAGTGAAGTGGCACCACTATGTTCAGTTCATCTTGTTGCTGGTTGGTGTGTTTTCATCGCGGTGTTGGACGGCTGCTCTGGCACTGGCTTTGTGCTTACTTCATGTCCGCAGCCTGTGTTTTGTGCTGAGAATTCAAGTCTGGCTCTTCTTCTTGGGCTTTGG GCTTCCAATTGTCCTCACGGGGCTTATGTTCTTGTTAGGTGCCCACAACATTGTAGACAAGATTGACCCTTCCTTCCATTATGGTTTTCTGCAG TTGATATTCTCTACACTGGTGTTGCTGTTATCACTTATTGTAACAGTAGTGTCAGTTGTTGTATGGCAACGTAAAGCCAGGCATACTTCTCATGCACGCTATGCTTCCCTGGCATCTAATgcatcttcacagtcttcagagAGAGGAGTCAGCATCAACAGTGCTGAAGCGAAACCCAGTGACTCATCTCCATCCACAGAGCAAAAAAATTACCACTCTTGTGGCACAGCTCTGAACTGTGCTA GCATCAGCATTGAGGATCTTGTACCGTTTCCCACTGTGGAGGAGACCAAGAGTGTGAGCAGCGATGGCTGCTGCACAGAGGACCATGGCATGATAGATGCTGGTACTGCTCCTATCGATGAACGCATGTGCCTGTTGGGGAGTAGGTGTGACACCCAGGAGCGCATTGCTTGCCGCAAGCGGCTTCGGCGTTATGCAGCCATGATGCAGAGTCTGGCAGAATCACCTCAGGATGTGGAAACTCGCACATCTACGGAGGCTATACAAGAGGAGTACCAGTCAACCCACCATCTCCTTTTATTGTTGCTTCTGACCTTATCTATGTTTATT GGTCTTTTCCTCTGCACTTGGAAGATTTTCAATCAGCGAGCATTTAGTGGAATCTATGTAGAGCTGGAGTTCCTGGACAGTGTTTTCAATTATGGACAG tcATTCCTGGTTTTTACTGTATTTGGTTTTGATACACGTCTCATCTTCTCGTCACTTGTTGGAAG GATACGCCGATGGTTGTACGGGGCAGAGCTTGTTCACCTTCCCAAACCTTGGGAGTTAGACCATGAAACACGCACAACCTGTCATCAGTTCCTGACTTTCCACATCCAGACCTGTCGGCAGCAGCTGTGCAAGGATCACAG GTTCCGGCTGCAAAAGTTCCAGAAAGTCTTCACAGGGTGTGAACTGTGTGACTGGCTTCAGAAGGCTGGACTGGCAGCTGACAGATCAGAGGCTCTGGCATATGGGAAGAGGTTATTACTAGGACGTGTTATAACCCATGTAACAGGAGAATATCATTTCCATGACAGTCCTTACTTCTACAGATTTTTGGACGACAGTGATGACAACAACTGCTAG
- the LOC112565399 gene encoding integral membrane protein GPR155-like isoform X1: MLLNTSTMSPSNSTGTRDNVSFDNLYPAILQCFVVIASGYIAGRTGHVTVSQGRGIGTFVSTFCLPALLFRSMCSMDFSQVSWMFLLSILIAKATVFFIVALVTLLVTRGSNLGYVGIFAIFCTQSNDFAVGYPILQPLYQETHPDYLNYIYLIAPISLCILNPFGFILMEIHRRKLAHQIDANKQEHGDATNGSAGVDHSPERRCSQVSQRHSSGSEGGKGTWPESDGRGSGNKPQEEPSLVRGVLHVAKGVFLNPIVFMTAIGIVGNFIFKQKVPSILDDILVVLGNAFSACALFYLGLCMVGKVRNQMGLPLLVPLMLIFAKNLLLPLVTWEVIGWIGVDTNASQSLSMYGFLYGTFPTAPSVFLFASQYGVAQDIVATGMVAGTFLSAPLMFVSAKMMTVVVNSDMDFHSLLLNTSFDTSIVGIICCVWVMGILVMNGRWRQVPHRFTVCLLIAQLLGCIGMVCFRQVAVKWHHYVQFILLLVGVFSSRCWTAALALALCLLHVRSLCFVLRIQVWLFFLGFGLPIVLTGLMFLLGAHNIVDKIDPSFHYGFLQLIFSTLVLLLSLIVTVVSVVVWQRKARHTSHARYASLASNASSQSSERGVSINSAEAKPSDSSPSTEQKNYHSCGTALNCASISIEDLVPFPTVEETKSVSSDGCCTEDHGMIDAGTAPIDERMCLLGSRCDTQERIACRKRLRRYAAMMQSLAESPQDVETRTSTEAIQEEYQSTHHLLLLLLLTLSMFIGLFLCTWKIFNQRAFSGIYVELEFLDSVFNYGQSFLVFTVFGFDTRLIFSSLVGRFLSKRKWLCLTYVRIRRWLYGAELVHLPKPWELDHETRTTCHQFLTFHIQTCRQQLCKDHRFRLQKFQKVFTGCELCDWLQKAGLAADRSEALAYGKRLLLGRVITHVTGEYHFHDSPYFYRFLDDSDDNNC; the protein is encoded by the exons ATGCTTCTTAACACATCAACCATGTCTCCTTCGAACAGCACTGGAACAAGGGACAATGTATCATTTGACAATCTCTATCCAGCGATCTTGCAGTGCTTTGTAGTAATTGCGAGCGGATACATTGCTGGGCGTACAGGACATGTGACTGTTTCCCAAGGTCGTGGAATTGGGACCTTTGTGTCCACCTTCTGTCTGCCAGCTTTACTGTTTCGCTCCATGTGCTCTATGGACTTCTCACAG GTCAGCTGGATGTTTCTTTTGTCCATTCTAATTGCCAAAGCCACCGTCTTCTTCATTGTTGCTCTTGTCACACTTCTAGTTACACGAGGCTCCAACTTGGGCTATGTGGGAATCTTTGCAATTTTCTGCACACAAAGCAATGACTTTGCCGTGGGATATCCTATTT TACAACCTCTGTACCAGGAGACTCATCCCGACTACCTGAACTATATCTACCTCATTGCTCCAATCTCCTTATGTATCCTTAATCCTTTTGGCTTTATTCTCATGGAAATACACCGCAGAAAGCTGGCACACCAAATAgatgcaaacaaacaagagcaTGGGGATGCTACAAATGGTTCTGCTGGGGTTGACCATTCCCCAGAACGTCGCTGTTCACAAGTCAGTCAGAGGCACAGCAGTGGGTCAGAAGGTGGCAAGGGGACATGGCCTGAAAGCGATGGGAGAGGTTCTGGTAACAAGCCACAGGAAGAGCCCAGTCTGGTGAGAGGGGTGCTGCACGTAGCAAAAGGCGTGTTTCTGAATCCAATTGTCTTTATGACTGCCATTGGCATTGTGGGCAACTTCATCTTTAAACAGAAAGTTCCAAGCATTTTAGATGACATCCTTGTTGTGCTTG GTAATGCCTTCAGTGCATGTGCCCTTTTTTACCTGGGTCTTTGTATGGTGGGGAAGGTGAGAAATCAGATGGGCCTACCTCTGCTTGTTCCACTGATGCTGATATTTGCCAAAAA TCTGCTGCTGCCCTTGGTTACCTGGGAAGTTATAGGGTGGATTGGTGTTGACACTAATGCATCCCAGTCGCTGAGCATGTATGGATTTCTCTATGGCACATTCCCTACAGCCCCTTCAGTCTTCTTGTTTGCGTCACAGTATGGAGTAGCACAGGACATT GTGGCCACAGGTATGGTTGCAGGAACATTTCTCTCTGCTCCACTGATGTTTGTGTCAGCGAAGATGATGACAGTGGTGGTAAACAGTGACATGGACTTTCACTCCCTGCTGCTCAACACTTCCTTTGACACCAGCATTGTAGGCATCATCTGCTGT GTGTGGGTGATGGGTATCTTGGTGATGAATGGTCGCTGGAGGCAGGTACCACATCGGTTCACAGTCTGCCTGCTGATCGCTCAG ctGCTGGGATGCATCGGAATGGTGTGCTTCCGCCAAGTTGCAGTGAAGTGGCACCACTATGTTCAGTTCATCTTGTTGCTGGTTGGTGTGTTTTCATCGCGGTGTTGGACGGCTGCTCTGGCACTGGCTTTGTGCTTACTTCATGTCCGCAGCCTGTGTTTTGTGCTGAGAATTCAAGTCTGGCTCTTCTTCTTGGGCTTTGG GCTTCCAATTGTCCTCACGGGGCTTATGTTCTTGTTAGGTGCCCACAACATTGTAGACAAGATTGACCCTTCCTTCCATTATGGTTTTCTGCAG TTGATATTCTCTACACTGGTGTTGCTGTTATCACTTATTGTAACAGTAGTGTCAGTTGTTGTATGGCAACGTAAAGCCAGGCATACTTCTCATGCACGCTATGCTTCCCTGGCATCTAATgcatcttcacagtcttcagagAGAGGAGTCAGCATCAACAGTGCTGAAGCGAAACCCAGTGACTCATCTCCATCCACAGAGCAAAAAAATTACCACTCTTGTGGCACAGCTCTGAACTGTGCTA GCATCAGCATTGAGGATCTTGTACCGTTTCCCACTGTGGAGGAGACCAAGAGTGTGAGCAGCGATGGCTGCTGCACAGAGGACCATGGCATGATAGATGCTGGTACTGCTCCTATCGATGAACGCATGTGCCTGTTGGGGAGTAGGTGTGACACCCAGGAGCGCATTGCTTGCCGCAAGCGGCTTCGGCGTTATGCAGCCATGATGCAGAGTCTGGCAGAATCACCTCAGGATGTGGAAACTCGCACATCTACGGAGGCTATACAAGAGGAGTACCAGTCAACCCACCATCTCCTTTTATTGTTGCTTCTGACCTTATCTATGTTTATT GGTCTTTTCCTCTGCACTTGGAAGATTTTCAATCAGCGAGCATTTAGTGGAATCTATGTAGAGCTGGAGTTCCTGGACAGTGTTTTCAATTATGGACAG tcATTCCTGGTTTTTACTGTATTTGGTTTTGATACACGTCTCATCTTCTCGTCACTTGTTGGAAG atttctttCTAAACGCAAGTGGCTGTGTCTAACATATGTCAG GATACGCCGATGGTTGTACGGGGCAGAGCTTGTTCACCTTCCCAAACCTTGGGAGTTAGACCATGAAACACGCACAACCTGTCATCAGTTCCTGACTTTCCACATCCAGACCTGTCGGCAGCAGCTGTGCAAGGATCACAG GTTCCGGCTGCAAAAGTTCCAGAAAGTCTTCACAGGGTGTGAACTGTGTGACTGGCTTCAGAAGGCTGGACTGGCAGCTGACAGATCAGAGGCTCTGGCATATGGGAAGAGGTTATTACTAGGACGTGTTATAACCCATGTAACAGGAGAATATCATTTCCATGACAGTCCTTACTTCTACAGATTTTTGGACGACAGTGATGACAACAACTGCTAG
- the LOC112565399 gene encoding integral membrane protein GPR155-like isoform X3 → MLLNTSTMSPSNSTGTRDNVSFDNLYPAILQCFVVIASGYIAGRTGHVTVSQGRGIGTFVSTFCLPALLFRSMCSMDFSQVSWMFLLSILIAKATVFFIVALVTLLVTRGSNLGYVGIFAIFCTQSNDFAVGYPILQPLYQETHPDYLNYIYLIAPISLCILNPFGFILMEIHRRKLAHQIDANKQEHGDATNGSAGVDHSPERRCSQVSQRHSSGSEGGKGTWPESDGRGSGNKPQEEPSLVRGVLHVAKGVFLNPIVFMTAIGIVGNFIFKQKVPSILDDILVVLGNAFSACALFYLGLCMVGKVRNQMGLPLLVPLMLIFAKNLLLPLVTWEVIGWIGVDTNASQSLSMYGFLYGTFPTAPSVFLFASQYGVAQDIVATGMVAGTFLSAPLMFVSAKMMTVVVNSDMDFHSLLLNTSFDTSIVGIICCVWVMGILVMNGRWRQVPHRFTVCLLIAQLLGCIGMVCFRQVAVKWHHYVQFILLLVGVFSSRCWTAALALALCLLHVRSLCFVLRIQVWLFFLGFGLPIVLTGLMFLLGAHNIVDKIDPSFHYGFLQLIFSTLVLLLSLIVTVVSVVVWQRKARHTSHARYASLASNASSQSSERGVSINSAEAKPSDSSPSTEQKNYHSCGTALNCASISIEDLVPFPTVEETKSVSSDGCCTEDHGMIDAGTAPIDERMCLLGSRCDTQERIACRKRLRRYAAMMQSLAESPQDVETRTSTEAIQEEYQSTHHLLLLLLLTLSMFIGLFLCTWKIFNQRAFSGIYVELEFLDSVFNYGQSFLVFTVFGFDTRLIFSSLVGRFLSKRKWLCLTYVR, encoded by the exons ATGCTTCTTAACACATCAACCATGTCTCCTTCGAACAGCACTGGAACAAGGGACAATGTATCATTTGACAATCTCTATCCAGCGATCTTGCAGTGCTTTGTAGTAATTGCGAGCGGATACATTGCTGGGCGTACAGGACATGTGACTGTTTCCCAAGGTCGTGGAATTGGGACCTTTGTGTCCACCTTCTGTCTGCCAGCTTTACTGTTTCGCTCCATGTGCTCTATGGACTTCTCACAG GTCAGCTGGATGTTTCTTTTGTCCATTCTAATTGCCAAAGCCACCGTCTTCTTCATTGTTGCTCTTGTCACACTTCTAGTTACACGAGGCTCCAACTTGGGCTATGTGGGAATCTTTGCAATTTTCTGCACACAAAGCAATGACTTTGCCGTGGGATATCCTATTT TACAACCTCTGTACCAGGAGACTCATCCCGACTACCTGAACTATATCTACCTCATTGCTCCAATCTCCTTATGTATCCTTAATCCTTTTGGCTTTATTCTCATGGAAATACACCGCAGAAAGCTGGCACACCAAATAgatgcaaacaaacaagagcaTGGGGATGCTACAAATGGTTCTGCTGGGGTTGACCATTCCCCAGAACGTCGCTGTTCACAAGTCAGTCAGAGGCACAGCAGTGGGTCAGAAGGTGGCAAGGGGACATGGCCTGAAAGCGATGGGAGAGGTTCTGGTAACAAGCCACAGGAAGAGCCCAGTCTGGTGAGAGGGGTGCTGCACGTAGCAAAAGGCGTGTTTCTGAATCCAATTGTCTTTATGACTGCCATTGGCATTGTGGGCAACTTCATCTTTAAACAGAAAGTTCCAAGCATTTTAGATGACATCCTTGTTGTGCTTG GTAATGCCTTCAGTGCATGTGCCCTTTTTTACCTGGGTCTTTGTATGGTGGGGAAGGTGAGAAATCAGATGGGCCTACCTCTGCTTGTTCCACTGATGCTGATATTTGCCAAAAA TCTGCTGCTGCCCTTGGTTACCTGGGAAGTTATAGGGTGGATTGGTGTTGACACTAATGCATCCCAGTCGCTGAGCATGTATGGATTTCTCTATGGCACATTCCCTACAGCCCCTTCAGTCTTCTTGTTTGCGTCACAGTATGGAGTAGCACAGGACATT GTGGCCACAGGTATGGTTGCAGGAACATTTCTCTCTGCTCCACTGATGTTTGTGTCAGCGAAGATGATGACAGTGGTGGTAAACAGTGACATGGACTTTCACTCCCTGCTGCTCAACACTTCCTTTGACACCAGCATTGTAGGCATCATCTGCTGT GTGTGGGTGATGGGTATCTTGGTGATGAATGGTCGCTGGAGGCAGGTACCACATCGGTTCACAGTCTGCCTGCTGATCGCTCAG ctGCTGGGATGCATCGGAATGGTGTGCTTCCGCCAAGTTGCAGTGAAGTGGCACCACTATGTTCAGTTCATCTTGTTGCTGGTTGGTGTGTTTTCATCGCGGTGTTGGACGGCTGCTCTGGCACTGGCTTTGTGCTTACTTCATGTCCGCAGCCTGTGTTTTGTGCTGAGAATTCAAGTCTGGCTCTTCTTCTTGGGCTTTGG GCTTCCAATTGTCCTCACGGGGCTTATGTTCTTGTTAGGTGCCCACAACATTGTAGACAAGATTGACCCTTCCTTCCATTATGGTTTTCTGCAG TTGATATTCTCTACACTGGTGTTGCTGTTATCACTTATTGTAACAGTAGTGTCAGTTGTTGTATGGCAACGTAAAGCCAGGCATACTTCTCATGCACGCTATGCTTCCCTGGCATCTAATgcatcttcacagtcttcagagAGAGGAGTCAGCATCAACAGTGCTGAAGCGAAACCCAGTGACTCATCTCCATCCACAGAGCAAAAAAATTACCACTCTTGTGGCACAGCTCTGAACTGTGCTA GCATCAGCATTGAGGATCTTGTACCGTTTCCCACTGTGGAGGAGACCAAGAGTGTGAGCAGCGATGGCTGCTGCACAGAGGACCATGGCATGATAGATGCTGGTACTGCTCCTATCGATGAACGCATGTGCCTGTTGGGGAGTAGGTGTGACACCCAGGAGCGCATTGCTTGCCGCAAGCGGCTTCGGCGTTATGCAGCCATGATGCAGAGTCTGGCAGAATCACCTCAGGATGTGGAAACTCGCACATCTACGGAGGCTATACAAGAGGAGTACCAGTCAACCCACCATCTCCTTTTATTGTTGCTTCTGACCTTATCTATGTTTATT GGTCTTTTCCTCTGCACTTGGAAGATTTTCAATCAGCGAGCATTTAGTGGAATCTATGTAGAGCTGGAGTTCCTGGACAGTGTTTTCAATTATGGACAG tcATTCCTGGTTTTTACTGTATTTGGTTTTGATACACGTCTCATCTTCTCGTCACTTGTTGGAAG atttctttCTAAACGCAAGTGGCTGTGTCTAACATATGTCAGGTAA